The following DNA comes from Algiphilus sp..
CGGGATTGCGCCGCGCACATCGTTCAGGGTAGAACCTCAACTTAAATTGAGGTCAAGGGCCCCGAAGATGGCGCTCGCGCATCCCGACGACAGGCACAAGCCGCTGACCGTCAGCCAGGTCGCCCGGCGCAGCGGCGTGGCGGTGTCGGCCGTGCACTTCTACGAGGCCAAGGGCCTCATCCACGGCTGGCGTACCGAGGGCAACCAGCGGCGCTATCACCGCGGCGTGCTGCGGCGCATCGCCATCATCAAGGTGGCGCAGCGCACCGGCATGCCGCTGGACGCCATCCGCCAGGCGCTGGATACGCTGCCGAGCCGGCGGGCGCCAACCGCCGAGGATTGGCAGCGCCTGTCCCTGAACTGGCGCGCCGAGCTCGATCAGCGCATCGAGAAGCTCGCTCAGCTGCGCGACCAGCTGGATGACTGCATCGGCTGCGGCTGCCTGTCCATCGAGACCTGCCCGCTGCGCAACCCCGCCGACACGCTCGGTGATCGCGGACCCGGGCCGCAGATCCTGGAGCCGGGCCCGGCGCGCAGCGACGATTCCGCCTAGCCCATCATCAGGACCGGCCGCCCGGCGATCCACGGGTGCACGACGATGAGCAGCGCCGCAATGGCGAGTCCGATCAGCGCGCTCACGAGGGTCTTCGGCCAGCCCACGCGCGGGGGCTTCCGACGGGCACCGTCACGGCGATTGATGAAGATGACCTCCAGCACGGCCCAGGCGAGCAGGCCGCCGAAGAGGATCACCGAGCGCACCTCGCCGTTGGCCAGCAGATGCGCCACCGCCCACAGCTTGACGCCGGTGAGCTGCGGATGCCGGATGATCTGCTTGATGTCGGTGGGCGCGCGCGAGCTGATGAACAGCACCACCGCGATCGGCACCAGCAGCATGGTCAGATGGCGCAGCGCCACCGGCGGGTTGTACAGCGCTTCCGGCGGCATGGCACGCCAGCCGAGCACGATCAGCACCAGCGCCAGCACGAGCACCAGCGAGAACAGACCCTTGTAGGGACCCTCGCCGATGCGCGCGATGATGCCCGCGCGCGCTCCCGGCGCCATCGCCACGAAGAGGTGCGTGACGGCCCACAGGACCAGCCCGAGAATCAGCAGCATGACGCCTCTCCTGCCTTAGTTGTAGTGCCGGCAGGCTAGCACCGGCCGCTGCCGGCCGCGAGGCTCACGCGAGCGTGGTCAGGAAGCGCTCGTAGTCGCTGGTGACGCAGTCGGCGTAGTGGCGCGAGATGGCCGTGAACAGCCGCTTGAAGCCGGCTGCGTCGCCGTCGGTGGCGTCCTGCAGGCTGCGCTCGAAGGTGAAGGGCGCATCGGCGTTGAGCACCCGGCCGGCGCGCCTGTGCTCGGTCGCCAGCACTTCGCCCCAGATGCCCGCCATCTTGACGAAGCGCTTGCCGCCGTCCAGGGAGTCCGACGGAAAGTCCTTCTTGAACGGCGAGCGCTCGCGCACCGAGTAGACGCCATCGTCGAGCGCCAGCCAGCCGAGGTAGCGGTCGGGATGCTCGGCCAGCGCGTGGAAGCCGAGCGCATGACGCTGGCCTTCGTGCGCGAAGACGCCGTGATAGGTCGCGCGCTCCTCGGCGCTCATGGCGCCGTAGGCGGCCGGGCCGTCCTGGCGCTTGACGTCGAGGATGATGTCGTCATGCTCGCCGCCCCCTGCACCCTCGATCAGCACGTAGTAGCGCGGCGTGCCCAGCGAGCCGGTACCGGCACGCACGCGGCGCGCGATGTCCTTGACGGCGAAGAAGCCGGGGGCGCGGGCGTCGGCCACCGGGTCCTGCAGAGTCTGCCGATACGCCTCGAAGGCGGCGGTGAAGGCCTTGCGCTGCTGCGGCGACAGGCGCTTGAGCTTGGGATTGTCGAAGTCGAAGGCGCGCCGTCCGTTCTTCCGCTCGCGCGTCCACTTGCCGAGCATCTTCGCGCGCGTCTTCCGGCTGCCCACCTTCTCGAGAAAGCCGGCGAGCGGCGCCGGCGCGGTGTCGGCCGTGAAGTGCACCGCCTCGTCGGCGCGCTCGGGATCGAAGGCGGTGGCCACCTTCAGGTAGCGCTTCGCCATGCGGCGCAGCGCCTTCTCGATGGTGGCCTCGTCGTGATGGCCGTTCTCGCGTGCGTCCAGCACCAGGCTGATGCCGAGGCGCCAGAGGTCGTACTGGTAGTCGCTGACGATGGCGTCGTCGAAGTCGTCCAGCCCGTAGATCACTTCACCGTCGTGGTTGGCGAAGGCACCGAAGTTGTAGACGTGCGCATCGCCCTGGATCCAGGTCTGCGTGCCGGCGGTGCCGCCGTAGAAGGTGAAGCGCCAGTCCTTGTACAGATCCGCCCAGAACAGGTGGCTGGTGCCGCGGAAGAAGCGGTACGGGCTCTCCGCCATGGCGCTGTACTTGCGCTGCCGCGCCTCGCCGTCAAGATCGGCGTTGGCCTCGGCGATGGCCGTGCAGATCCAGTGGCGGCGGTTCTGCTGGGTGAGCTGCTTGATCTCCATGGTGGGTGCTGCGCCCTCTTGGCCCGCGGAGCCGCCGACCCTAGCACTCCGACAGCGCGAACCGCTCCTAAGGCGTCACGACCGGAAGAGCTGGGTGTAGCGCTCGAACATGTAGAGCCTGCCGCGGCGCGCGCCGGTCATCTCTCTGAGCAACCCGAGCCGCTCCAGGTCTTCGATCAATCGATAGGAGGGAGGAAGCGTGAGACCGGTGATCTCGCTCACCTTGGCCGCGTCGATGATCGGCGACTGGTATAGCGCCCTGATGACCCTGGACGCGTTCGCCGCCCGCGCGCCGAGCACCTGCACCGCCTCATCGACCTCCCTCTGCAGCTGCAGGATCGCGTCGAAGGTCGCTATGCCGCGCTCAGCGGTTTCGATCATGCCGACGAGAAAGAACTTGAACCACTGGGCAAGATCGCTCTTCTCGCGAACGCGCATGAGGTTGTCGTAGTAGTGCGTCCGATTGCGTTCGAAGAAGTCGGACAGGTAGAGGACCGGTCGCTTCAGGATGCCCTGATGCACCAGATACAGGGCGATCAGCAGGCGTCCCACGCGACCGTTTCCGTCCAGGAAGGGATGGATGGTCTCGAACTGGTAGTGCACCAACGCAATCCGCAACAGATCGGGCAGGAATATCGACTCGTTGTGCACGAATTGCTCAAGGTCGCC
Coding sequences within:
- a CDS encoding DUF2252 family protein, with protein sequence MEIKQLTQQNRRHWICTAIAEANADLDGEARQRKYSAMAESPYRFFRGTSHLFWADLYKDWRFTFYGGTAGTQTWIQGDAHVYNFGAFANHDGEVIYGLDDFDDAIVSDYQYDLWRLGISLVLDARENGHHDEATIEKALRRMAKRYLKVATAFDPERADEAVHFTADTAPAPLAGFLEKVGSRKTRAKMLGKWTRERKNGRRAFDFDNPKLKRLSPQQRKAFTAAFEAYRQTLQDPVADARAPGFFAVKDIARRVRAGTGSLGTPRYYVLIEGAGGGEHDDIILDVKRQDGPAAYGAMSAEERATYHGVFAHEGQRHALGFHALAEHPDRYLGWLALDDGVYSVRERSPFKKDFPSDSLDGGKRFVKMAGIWGEVLATEHRRAGRVLNADAPFTFERSLQDATDGDAAGFKRLFTAISRHYADCVTSDYERFLTTLA
- the soxR gene encoding redox-sensitive transcriptional activator SoxR, producing the protein MALAHPDDRHKPLTVSQVARRSGVAVSAVHFYEAKGLIHGWRTEGNQRRYHRGVLRRIAIIKVAQRTGMPLDAIRQALDTLPSRRAPTAEDWQRLSLNWRAELDQRIEKLAQLRDQLDDCIGCGCLSIETCPLRNPADTLGDRGPGPQILEPGPARSDDSA
- a CDS encoding Fic family protein, whose product is MRTFHAGRWIPQRGYKSFQPALINRPWVLDDMEIQHLLSKADRQLGRLDMVSEYVPNIDLFIRMHVVKEATESSRIEGTQTRVDEALLDRDDVPSEKRDDWEEVQNYISAMDHAIGALERLPISSRLIREVHRVLMQGVRGEHKQPGAYRTSQNWIGGASISDASFVPPVHSSISELMGDLEQFVHNESIFLPDLLRIALVHYQFETIHPFLDGNGRVGRLLIALYLVHQGILKRPVLYLSDFFERNRTHYYDNLMRVREKSDLAQWFKFFLVGMIETAERGIATFDAILQLQREVDEAVQVLGARAANASRVIRALYQSPIIDAAKVSEITGLTLPPSYRLIEDLERLGLLREMTGARRGRLYMFERYTQLFRS
- a CDS encoding NnrU family protein translates to MLLILGLVLWAVTHLFVAMAPGARAGIIARIGEGPYKGLFSLVLVLALVLIVLGWRAMPPEALYNPPVALRHLTMLLVPIAVVLFISSRAPTDIKQIIRHPQLTGVKLWAVAHLLANGEVRSVILFGGLLAWAVLEVIFINRRDGARRKPPRVGWPKTLVSALIGLAIAALLIVVHPWIAGRPVLMMG